The genomic DNA GCAACACCACCCTGTCGCGCAACCGGGCAATTGCGGTGCGCAATTACCTGCGCGACGTATGGGGCGTGCCCGAATCGCGTCTGCGTGTCGTGGAACGCGGTCTGCCGGAAACTCCCTCGCGTGTCACCGAGCCCGACGGCATCGCCGAAAACCGCCGCGTCGAAATCTCCGCGAGTGACCCCGCAATTCTCGACCCTGTCATCACCGGCGACACGCTGCGCACCGTCACGCCGCCGGTCATGCGCTTCTACCCGCGCGTCGAAGCGGGAGCGGGTGTCGTGGACTGGCGCCTTACCGCCCGGCAGAGCGGCCGCGTGCTGAAGGAGTGGACCGGCCGCGAGATGCCGCCCGCGTCGCTTGTCTGGAATGTGGCCGAGGAACGCACCAGCATCCCGCGCACCAACGAGCCGATCGTGTACGCGCTGCGCGTCCAGGACGCGGCGAATCAGACTGTGGTCACTCCCGATTCGCTTATCCCCGTGGAGCAGATCACCATCCAGAAAAAACGCGCCGAACGGCTGGCCGATCTCGAGATCGACCGCTATAACCTGATCCTCTTCGATTTCGATTCGCCCGCGCTCAACGCGCGCAACGTGCGCATCGCGGAATTCATCAAACCGCGCATCGCGAAGAATTCGAACGTCAAGGTGACCGGGCATACCGACCGACTGGGCGAGACTGAGTACAACCTGCGCCTGTCCGAGGGCCGCGCGCGCTCCACCGCCTCGGCGCTCAATGCGAGCAACGCCGTGGTGCAGGGCGCCGGCGAGTCATCCATGTACGACAACGAAACGCCCGAAGGACGATTCTACTGCCGCACGGTGAGTGTTGTTGTCGAGACGCCGGTCTCCAAATAATTCCGCCGTATGAAGCGCCTCGCCGCCTTCATCCTTCTTGCCTGTGTCTGTGCCTGCGCCGCGCCTCTCGCGGCGCAGGTGCGTTCACCCTTCCCCTGGCTGCCCACCAACTTCGACACCACGGTGAACGGCAATTATCGCGGCGCTAAAATCACATCACGCGCGCAACTCGATTCACTCAAGCGAATGTACGGGGTGCGGACGGTGATCAACCTCGCCAAGGATGCACTGCCGAAAAGCGGGGGCACCGAAATCGAATGGACGCGCGAACTCGGCATCGAGTACGTGCCCGTCTATCTCGGCACCAATCCGCCATCACCGAAGGACTGGGAACGTATACGCGCGCTCCTGCAGGGAGGGGGCGTGTACGTGCATTGCGCGCACGGGGCCGACCGCACCGGCGCAATCATCGCAAAGTATCGCACCGACGTCGAGGGCCTCACGCCCGCGGACGCGTATCGTGAGGCGCGCCGCTTCGGCTTCAAGCCCTGGCTCGGGGCGCTCCGCGCCTGGTTCGGATATCCGTCGGAACAGGAATCGCGCGGACGCTAGATGTACTTTTCGGCCAGCTCGAGGCCGAGCCCGCGGCGGACGATCGACGGGACGTCGTCGGTGAGATCGATCATCGTCGAGATCTCGCCCGTGTAGGGCGAACGGTACACGCCCTCGTCGTCGATGATGATGTCGACGAAACTGTCGAACTGCTCGAAGAGGTCCTCGATGTCGGGCGCGTCTTCGACGTCGGGCAGACGTGCCGACATCGAGATCAAGGGATTGTCGAGCTGCTTGATCAGCACCTGGCAGATGATGTGATCGGGCACGCGGATGCCGGAGGTCTTCCTGCGCGGATTCTGCACGAGTTTGGGAACAAGTTTTGATGCGGGCAGAAGGAAGGTGTACGGACCCGGCACGAGATGCCGCAGCACCTGATACGATGTGTCGGAAATGTGCGCGTACTCGGCGATGTCGGAGAGGGAGGAGGTCACGAATGTCAGCGGCTTGTCGTCCGACAGCCGCCGGATCTTCCGGATGCGCTCGTGGCCTTCCTTGTTCTTGATGTCGCAACCTATCGCGTACACGGTGTCGGTGGGATACAGCATCACCGCGCCGCGGCGCAGACGGTCGACGATTTCCGTCATCAGCCGTTGCTGGGGATTGTCGGGGTGCAGTACGTATCGGTCGGCCATGGTCTCACGCGTGTACTGTGCGATTGTCGTATCCGCCGTCAGCCGCGGTGCCGTGTGTGGCGGCGTACACACGTTCCATCTCGAGGAGCTGCTCCACGGTGTTGACGCCGCGAATCTCGTCGAACGATTCGACGATGCACGGCTCCATCCTCCGTCCCTCGCGTGCGAACATCGCAAAGACGTCGGGCAGGTAATACTCGCCCTGCGCGTTGTGGTTGTCGACCCGCGCCAGGGCATCGAAGAGGTCCGCCTTGCGGAAGACGTAGATGCCGCTGTTGATTTCGTTCACCGCGCGTTCCTCGTCGCTTGCGTCCTTGTGTTCGACGATGCGCAGTATCCGCCCGTCGTCGCCGCGGATCACGCGGCCGTATCCTGTCGGATCCGGCAGCACGGCTGTGAGGACGGTCACCGAGGCGCCGCTCTCACGATGGCGCGCAAGCATGCGTGCCGTGGTCTCGGGCCGCGTCATGGGCGCGTCGCCGCTCAGGATCAGTACGTCGCCCTCGAACTGCGCGAGCGCGGGACCCGCCTGCATCACCGCGTGCGCCGTGCCGAGCTGCTGCTCCTGCACGGCGATCGAGACGTCGGGATGCGCCGCGCGGAGAAACTCCTCCACGCTCTCGCGCTGATGACCCACGATGACGATGATGTTTTCCGCCGCGTTTTTCCGCGCGAGTCCGATGACGTGGTCGACAAGCGGCCGTCCGCCGAGGGGATGCATGACCTTCGCGAGCGAGGGATTGTTCATGCGTTTGCCTTGGCCGGCGGCCATGATGACGGCAGCGAGAGGAGAAGAGGACATGATACTCCGAAAATCGGTCGGGAAGGGTGCCTGGGGCTGTGTCTCTGTCAGCAGTTGAGGAAATCGGCGTGCATCGGGCGGTCGGGCGCCGTCAGCACATCCTTCATCTTGTTGTCGGAATCGACCAGCACGATGGTGGGATGATGGCCGCGCGCCTCTGCTTCCTCGAACTCGGCGTAGGTGATGATGATGATCTCGTCGCCCACGTGCCCGAGCCGCGCCGCGGCGCCGTTCAGACAGATCGTCCCGCTGCCCGGATCACCCGTGATCGCGTAGGTCTCGAAGCGGTTCCCGTTGTTGACGTTCACCACCGACACCTGTTCGAAGGGCAGGATGTTGGCAAGGCGCATCAGCTCGATGTCGATGGTCAGGCTGCCCTCGTAGTACAGCTCGGCTTCGGTGACGCGTGCCCTGTGGATTTTCGATTTGCACATGCGGAGTCTCATGGCCGCGGTATTTCCTGTAATAACGTATTGTCGATGAGTCGTGTGGATCCGACCTTCGCGGCGATTGCCACGAGCAGGGGACGCATACAGTCCGCCTCGGGGTCGGTGAATGTTTCAGCGTCCATTACCGCCACGTAGTCGACATCCACTCCCGGGGTCGACGCGAGTTCCGACCGCACCGCGCCCGCGAGTGCCGATGCGCGCCGTTCACCGCCCGCGTACAGGGCCGACGCGGATTCGAGCGCGCGCGACAGCGCCAGCGCGCGCTGTCGCTCCTCGGGCGAGAGGTACACGTTGCGCGAACTCATCGCCAGACCGTCGGCCTCGCGGACGGTGGGCTCTACAATGAGGGCGGTATCGAAGTTCAGTTCCTGGAGCATGGCGCGTATGACGGCTACCTGCTGTGCATCCTTCTGACCGAAGACGGCCACGTGCGGCCGCACGATATTCAGCAGTTTTGCGACGACGGTCGCGACGCCGTCGAAGTGGCCCGGACGCGACGCGCCCTCGAGCACCGACGCGAGTCCGGCGATGCTGACCCGGGTCGAAAATCCCGGCGGATACATCTCGTCCGTCTCCGGTACAAACAACAAATCACATCCCGCCTGTTCCGCAAGCGCCGAATCACGCGCGAGATCGCGCGGATAGCGCGAAAAATCCTCCTTCGGACCGAACTGCGAGGGATTCACGAATATGGACACGGCGGTGAAATCCGCCTCGGCGCGTGCGCGGCGGATGAGCTGCAGATGCCCTTCGTGCAGGTAGCCCATCGTCGGGACAAAAGCGATCCGCCTTCCGTCGCGGCGCAGCGCGTCCGTCGTGCGCTGCATGTCGCGTATGGCGGTGATGGTTTTCATGGGAAGGAGCGATGCGGAAATTTCTAGACCATGTGGCGGAGCAGCCGCGCGATCGTTTTCCGCATATCCTTGCGCGGTACCACCAGGTCGAGGAAACCTTTCTCGAGAAGGAACTCGGCTCGCTGAAAACCCTCGGGCAGATCGCGGCCGATGGTCTGTCGAATGACGCGCGGACCGGCGAATCCGATCAGGGCCTTCGGTTCGGCGATGTTGATGTCGCCCAGCATTGCAAAACTCGCCGTCACGCCGCCCGTGGTCGGGTCGAGCATGATCGAGATGTACGGGAGCTGCGCCGCGTGGAGCTGCGACAGTTTTGCGCTCGATTTCGCCATCTGCATCAGTGAGAAGGCGCCCTCCATCATGCGCGCACCGCCGCTCATTGAAATCAGTATGAGCGGGCAGCGCAGGCGCAGTGCGCGGTCGATGGCACGCGCGATTTTTTCGCCCACGACGGAACCCATGCTCCCGCCGATGAAACCAAAATCCATCGCCGCGACCGAGACGGTGATGCCCTCGATCTTGCCGGTTCCGGCCCGCATTGCGTCATATAGGTCGGTCTTGTCGATCGTCGCCTTGATGCGGTCGGTGTACCGCTTGGTGTCGGTGAACTTGAGCGGATCGGTGGCCCGCATCTTGCGGTCCTGTTCCGTGAACGAACCCTTGTCGAGGAGGATCGAGAGGTACTCCGTGCTGCCGACGCGGAACGACGCCTCGCAATGGATGCAGGTGTACATCGCCGTCTGCAACTGTTTGACGTGCATCATCTCGCCGCAGCTCTCGCATTTCAGCCACGAGCCGTCAGGTGCCTCCCGCTTCGCGGGGGCCGGAGTGATGCTGCTTTTATCTCGTTTAAACCAGGCCATGGTCTCGTTCTCCTCTTTCTCTGTCTCTCCGTGCCGGAATTGATCGATGATGCCGGCGTTCCGGTGGAACACGATTCCTGACAGCTTTCCGCCGGCATGCTGCGGGCGGGTGTGATGCCGGACGGGAAGTGCGGGCAATGAGGCGAACGGCGATTGCCGTTCCTCTGAAACCAACTATAATACGAATCTTTCGGGAAAAATCGCGGTTTACCTGCCAGCGATTTTCGGGGTTGTCGTCCGGAACTCGCGGAGGTACTGTGGCTCGCATTCGTCGATGGAGTCGTGCCGCCCCTCAGCATGCAGACGTTCGCCGAGCAGCGCCACCGCTCCGGCGTGTGCGCCCGCATCCGTGCCGGGCAGTGCGCGGTACCTGCCGTCGGACAAGGCGGCCTGCGCGGCTGCCGCGTCTCCCGCCAGCCAGGTGCCGTCGGGGAGTCCCGGAAGGATCGTGTCGAGTGTGCCCGCGAGAGGCCCGGCCGCCCGATGCATGGTTCCCCCGTGTATCTCGTAGCGCGCTGCGTACACGTCGCCTCCGCGCGCGTCGAAAGCTGTTACCAGAGTGGCATCGGCCGCCGGTATGCCCGATTCGGCGATGTGCAGGGCAAGCGCATCGAAGGTCGGTACGGCCACCAGGGGAATATTGCGGCTCATGGCGATCCCTTTCGCTGCCGCCATGCCGATGCGCAGTCCGGTGAAGGAACCGGGTCCGGCCGACACCGCGACCGCGGCAATCCCGCTCCAATCCGCCTGTGCGTTCTGGAACAGTTGCGCCGTGACGGGCAGCAGCAGCTCGTCGTGCAGATTCCCTCTGAGT from Ignavibacteriota bacterium includes the following:
- a CDS encoding threonylcarbamoyl-AMP synthase, which produces MADRYVLHPDNPQQRLMTEIVDRLRRGAVMLYPTDTVYAIGCDIKNKEGHERIRKIRRLSDDKPLTFVTSSLSDIAEYAHISDTSYQVLRHLVPGPYTFLLPASKLVPKLVQNPRRKTSGIRVPDHIICQVLIKQLDNPLISMSARLPDVEDAPDIEDLFEQFDSFVDIIIDDEGVYRSPYTGEISTMIDLTDDVPSIVRRGLGLELAEKYI
- a CDS encoding NTP transferase domain-containing protein, translated to MSSSPLAAVIMAAGQGKRMNNPSLAKVMHPLGGRPLVDHVIGLARKNAAENIIVIVGHQRESVEEFLRAAHPDVSIAVQEQQLGTAHAVMQAGPALAQFEGDVLILSGDAPMTRPETTARMLARHRESGASVTVLTAVLPDPTGYGRVIRGDDGRILRIVEHKDASDEERAVNEINSGIYVFRKADLFDALARVDNHNAQGEYYLPDVFAMFAREGRRMEPCIVESFDEIRGVNTVEQLLEMERVYAATHGTAADGGYDNRTVHA
- a CDS encoding aspartate 1-decarboxylase, yielding MRLRMCKSKIHRARVTEAELYYEGSLTIDIELMRLANILPFEQVSVVNVNNGNRFETYAITGDPGSGTICLNGAAARLGHVGDEIIIITYAEFEEAEARGHHPTIVLVDSDNKMKDVLTAPDRPMHADFLNC
- a CDS encoding pantoate--beta-alanine ligase — encoded protein: MKTITAIRDMQRTTDALRRDGRRIAFVPTMGYLHEGHLQLIRRARAEADFTAVSIFVNPSQFGPKEDFSRYPRDLARDSALAEQAGCDLLFVPETDEMYPPGFSTRVSIAGLASVLEGASRPGHFDGVATVVAKLLNIVRPHVAVFGQKDAQQVAVIRAMLQELNFDTALIVEPTVREADGLAMSSRNVYLSPEERQRALALSRALESASALYAGGERRASALAGAVRSELASTPGVDVDYVAVMDAETFTDPEADCMRPLLVAIAAKVGSTRLIDNTLLQEIPRP
- a CDS encoding acetyl-CoA carboxylase carboxyltransferase subunit beta, translating into MAWFKRDKSSITPAPAKREAPDGSWLKCESCGEMMHVKQLQTAMYTCIHCEASFRVGSTEYLSILLDKGSFTEQDRKMRATDPLKFTDTKRYTDRIKATIDKTDLYDAMRAGTGKIEGITVSVAAMDFGFIGGSMGSVVGEKIARAIDRALRLRCPLILISMSGGARMMEGAFSLMQMAKSSAKLSQLHAAQLPYISIMLDPTTGGVTASFAMLGDINIAEPKALIGFAGPRVIRQTIGRDLPEGFQRAEFLLEKGFLDLVVPRKDMRKTIARLLRHMV
- the tsaB gene encoding tRNA (adenosine(37)-N6)-threonylcarbamoyltransferase complex dimerization subunit type 1 TsaB, which encodes MILGIETATRTLSVALVENGRLLASILLLRGNLHDELLLPVTAQLFQNAQADWSGIAAVAVSAGPGSFTGLRIGMAAAKGIAMSRNIPLVAVPTFDALALHIAESGIPAADATLVTAFDARGGDVYAARYEIHGGTMHRAAGPLAGTLDTILPGLPDGTWLAGDAAAAQAALSDGRYRALPGTDAGAHAGAVALLGERLHAEGRHDSIDECEPQYLREFRTTTPKIAGR